TTGTTGACAGAGGCCATGGCTCGGCTCCTTGAGGGTTCATTTCAGGCGGATCGGCCATTATCCCCGATGACCCGGGCACTGCTCCCCGCCCGCGGCGCGCCGGCACCGGCCCGGCCCACCGTCCATCAGGAAGCCGAATTACTTCACGAACCCGTGCCGGAGCCAGCCCTGCCACGACGGCCGGTGCCGCCTGTGGCCAGCATCGCTGGCGCCAGGCCCGGCACGCTCAGCCCGATACTTCGGCCTCGGCCTTCACCCGCTGCCGCGCCGGCGGGCGCATCGGCCATGCCAGCACCAGCCACAGCCCGGCCAGCACCGCGCAGACCTGGAACACCGCCGAATGGCCCCAGCTGCCCAGCAACCGCCCGCCCAGCAACCCGCCCGCAAACAGGCCCAGCGACTGGCAGGTGTTGAACACCCCCAGCGCCAGCCCCTTGGCCGCCGGCGGCGCCACCCGCGATACCAGCGACGGCATGTTCGCCTCCAGCAGGTTGAAGCTGATGAAAAAGCACACCAGCAGCGCAATCAGCGGCACCGGGCGGGTCCAGCCCCAGGCCAGCGCCACCTGGGTCAGCGCCAGCAAGGCCACCGCGCCAAGGAACACGGCCCGTAGCTGCTGGCGCCGCTCGCTCCACACCATGGGCGGCACCATGCCGGCAATCGCCAGCACCACCACCCCCAGGTAGAGCCAGCCATGCTGCCGCACCGGCAGGCCGGCATGCTCGACCAAGGCGATCGGCACCACGACGAACATCGCCATCTGCACGGTGTGCAGCAGGAACACGCCGAGGTTGAGCCGCCTGAGTTCAGGATGACCCAGCACGGTGCGCCACGCCGTCCCGATGGGCGCGGCCGGCAGTTGCGGCACCTCGGGCACCAGGCGCCAGACCACCCAGCCGCCCGCCAGGGCCAGCCCGCCGGTCATCGAGAACAAGCCCGCCATGCCGATCACGCTGTACAGCCACGGGGCGAAGGCCAGTGACACCGCAAACGCCAGGCTGATGGAGCCGCCCACCATGGCCATGGCCTTGGTGCGCACCTCGTCACGGGTGCTGTCGGCAATGAAGGCGGTGACGGCGGCCGAAATGGCACCCGCCCCCTGCAAGGCCCGGCCCACGGTGATGCCCGCCAGCGTGTCGGACGCCGCGGCAATGAAGGAGCCGGCAGCGAACACCCCCAGGCCGGCCAGGATGACCGGCCGGCGGCCCCAGCGGTCCGACGCCCAGCCGTAAGGAATCTGCAACACCGCCTGCGTCAGGCCGTAGATGCCGATGGCCAGGCCCACCAGGCCCATCTGCTGGCTGCCGGCCAGGCCGCGGGCATGCACCGAGAACACCGGCAGAATCAGGAACAGGCCCAGCATGCGCAGCGCAAACAGCGCCGCCAGCCAGCCGCTGGCTCGGCGTTCGGCAGGGGTCATGCGCAGGGAGGACGGCGAAGAGCTCATTCGCAGCTTCAGGGCAAACCGCTATTGTCGCCGAGCAACGGTACCGCTGCACCGGCTACCGGCTACCGGCTACCGGCTACCGGCTACCGGCTACCGGCTACCGGCTACCGGCTACCGGCTACCGGCTACCGGCTACCGGCTACCGGCTACCAGCTACCGGCTACCGGCTACCGGCTACCGGCTACCGGCTACCGGCTGCGAGCGGCCAGCGGTGAACGGCCGGCCACCCATCCGATCCAGCCACCCGGCACAGCGACGGCGCGGCACGGACTCCTGCCGCCCTGCTGGCCGCCAGCCGCCCAACGCCCTGCCAAGCCCTGCAGGCTTCACCCGCTGGCGGACGGGCCTGCGGCCGCTGGCGTTAGGATGCGGGTCGCGCACGCCGCGCCGATCGCTGCCATGTCCCTCTCCGCCCCCACCTCCCTTCGTTCCCAGACGTCCTCCGCCGAGCCGCTGCGCATCCTTGCCGAGGTGTTCGGCTATGACAGCTTCCGCGGCCGCCAGCAGGACATCGTCACCCATGTCACGGGCGGCGGCGACGCACTGGTGCTGATGCCCACCGGCGGCGGCAAGTCGTTGTGCTACCAGGTGCCGGCCATCGCGCGGCACCGGCGTGGGCAAGGCGTGAGCATCGTGGTCTCGCCGCTGATCGCGCTGATGCACGACCAGGTCGGCGCGCTCGAAGAAGTGGGCGTGCACGCCGCCTTCCTCAACTCCACCCTCTCGCTTGATGAAGCCCAGCACGTCGAACGAGAGATGATGAGTGGCCGCCTCACCCTGCTGTACGCGGCGCCCGAGCGCATCACCACCCCGCGCTTCCTGGCCCAGCTCGACTCCCTGCACCAGCGCGGCCTGCTCAGCCTGTTCGCCATCGACGAGGCCCACTGCGTCTCGCAATGGGGCCACGACTTCCGCAGCGAGTACCTCGCGCTGAGCGTGCTGCACGAGCGCTATGCCGACGTGCCCCGCATCGCGCTCACCGCCACCGCCGACGAGCACACCCGGGCCGACATCATCGAGCGGCTGCAGCTGCAGGACGCCCGGGTCTTCATCAGCAGCTTCGACCGGCCCAACATCCGCTACCTCATCGTCGAGAAGGACAACCCGCGAGCCCAGCTGCTGCGCTTCGTGCGCGACGAGCACGAGGGCGAGGCCGGCGTGGTGTACTGCCAGTCGCGCAAGAAGGTCGAGGAAACCGCCCAGTGGCTGTGCGACGAAGGCCTGACGGCCCTGCCCTACCACGCCGGGCTGGACGCCGCGGTGCGCCAGAAGCACCAGGACCGTTTCCTGCGCGAGGACGGCATCGTGATGGTCGCCACCATCGCCTTCGGCATGGGCATCGACAAGCCGGACGTGCGCTTCGTCGCCCACCTCGACCTGCCCAAGAACATCGAGAGCTACTACCAGGAAACCGGCCGGGCCGGCCGTGACGGCGGGCCCGCCGAAGCCTGGATGGCCTACGGCCTGGCCGACGTCGTCAACCAGCGCCGCATGATTGACGAAAGCCCCGCCAACGACGACTTCAAGCGCGTGCAACGCGGCAAGCTCGATGCGCTGCTGGCGCTGGCCGAGACGCACGAATGCCGCCGCGTGCGCCTGCTCGACTACTTCGGCGAGGCCAGCCAGCCCTGCGGCAATTGCGACAACTGCCTGCAGCCCCCCGCCACCTGGGACGCCACCGAGGCGGCCCGCAAGGCGCTGTCCTGCATCTACCGCTTCCAGCAACATGCCGGTGGCTTCGGTGCGCGCTCGTTCGGCGCGGGCCACCTGATCGACGTGCTGCGGGGCAAGCGCACCGACAAGGTGACGCAGTACCGGCACGACAGCCTGAGCACCTTCGGCATCGGCGCCGACCTGTCCGAGCAGCAATGGCGCTCGGTGCTGCGTCAGCTGGTGGCGCTGGGCCATGTGGTGGCCGAAGGCGAGTTCAACACCCTGGCGCTGACCGAGAGCGCCCGCAGCGTCCTGCGGGGCGAAGTGACCCTGCGCCTGCGGGTGGCCGCGGAGGCCAAGCGCGGCAAGGCAGCCAAGGCCGGTGCCAAGGGCAGTGGCGCCAAGGCAGCGCCGGCCAACCTCGACGCCGCCGCGCAGCAACGCTACCAGGCCCTCAAGACCTGGCGGGCCGAGGTGGCGCGCGAGCACAACCTGCCAGCCTATGTCGTGTTCCATGACGCGACGCTGGCCGAGATGGCCCGCGTGGCGCCAGGCACGCTGGCCGACCTGGGCGGCATCAGCGGCGTCGGCGCCAAGAAGCTGGAAGCCTATGGCGCCGAGATCCTGCGGGTGCTGTCCTCCGCCTGAAGCCTGCCGGCTCAGGCCGCCTCGTCGGAGCCGAAGCGGGCCTCCGCCTGGCGGCGGAATTCCTTGGGTGTCATGCCCTTGATCTGCAGGAAGCGGCGGTTGAAGTTGGCCACGTTGTTGAAGCCGACGTCGTAGCAGATGTTGGTGATGTAGCGGTCCGACTCCATCAGCAGCTGGCAGGCGCGATTGATGCGCAGGCGGTTGACGAAGTCGGTGAAGGTGTTGCCGGTGGCCTTGCGGAAGTAGCGCGAGAAGCGGCTTTCGGTCATGCCGACGCGGCGGCACAGCTCGGCCATGGAGAACTGCGTGGCACTGTGCTCGGTGATGTAGTCGACGATGCCGCTGATGCGCGCCAGCGCCGCATCGTCGTCGAAGCTCTGCAGCTGCACGGTCGACAGCAGCCGGTAGTCGCTGCATTGCGCCAGCACCCCCAGCAGGTCGGTGAACTCGCTGAAGCGGCGCAGCCCGCTGCTGTGCTTGATGCGCTCGTACTGCGACATGATGCGATCGCTGATGCCGAAAAACTCGATGCCGTAGCGCGCCCGCTCCAGCAGCGGCAGCACCTCGCGCAGCTCGGGGATGCCTTCGGCCGCCTGGCGCAGCGGCCCGTCCGGGAACTGCAACACCACGTCGCGCAGCTCCACCCCTTCGGGTGGGGTGTCGGTGGAAATCCAGTTGTGCGGCAGGCGCGGGCCGGTCAGCACCAGGTGGCCAGGCTCGAAGTGGCCGATGTAGTCGCCCACGAACACCTTGCCCCGGGTGCGCACGATCAGGTGCAGCTCGTATTCCTCGTGGTAGTGCCAGCGCACCAGGGGATTCGGGAAGCCGTGCTCCAGATAGCGGACGCAGCCATAGCTGCCGTGGGGCTCGTAGCCCAGCTTGGGGGAGCGGACGAAGTCGTGCTCAAGCTCCGGTCCGCGCGGTCGTGTGTGGCCCATGAGACGCTCCTCTTTGCTCGCTGGCGGGCGCGGGCCGGGCCCGCACCCGCGGCTCAATTCAACTCATCACATTACCGCCATCCACGTTGAGCGTCTGTGCGGTGATGTACGCAGCCTCCTCGCTCGCCAGGAAGACCGCCGCCCCCGCCATGTCCTCGGGCCGGCCCATGCGGCCCAGCGGCACCGCGCGGCCGACCGCCGCCTTCTTCTCGCCGGGCTGCAGGCCCTCGTAGCGGGCGAACAAGGCATCCACCTGGCCCCACATCGGCGTGTCCACCACCCCCGGCGCGATCGCGTTGACGCGAATGCCGTGCGGTGCCATGGCCAGCGCGGCCGACTGGGTGTAGCTGATCACCGCCGCCTTGGAGGCGCAGTAGTGAGACACCAGCGCCTCGCCTCGCCGACCCGCCTGCGACGCAAGGTTGACCACGCTGCCACGCACCCCGGCCGCCACCATCTGCCGCAGCACGGCCTGCATCGTGAAGAACATGCCCTTGACGTTGACGTCGAACAGCCGCTGGTACATCCGCTCGTCCGACTCCAGCAGCGGGGCGAGGTCGAACACGGCGGCATTGTTGAACAGCACCTCGATATCGCCGAAGCACTCGCGCGCACTGCTCACCATGTGGGCGATGTCTTCGATCCGAGACAGGTCGGCCTGCACATAGTGCAGCCGGCCCGGGTGGCGCTCGGACAGCGCCAGCAGGGCTTCAGTGGGCTGCGCGGCGAGGTCGGCCACGCTGCAGCGTGCACCGTGCTCGAGATAGGCCTCGGCCACGGCCAGGCCGATGCCACCGGCGGCGCCAGTGAGCAGGGCATGGCGTTGGGCCAGGCGCTGCGAACGGGGATCAGTCAAGGGTCACTCCTGTGAGGTGCTGGATCTCTTCATAGGCCGTCGCCACCGCCCGGGTCAAGCTGGCGTCACCTGCCAACTCTCCCCACAGGCCGGCGTCGGCACACAGCGCCGCGACCGGGTCGTGGCTGCCGCAGATGGCATGGGCGAGCGCCGGGTCCATCGCCTGGTCCTGGTACTCGTAGGGCAGCTGGCCGCGGTGCCAGCGCTGCAGGAAGGCGAGGAACAGCGCCGGCAGCCGTGCCACCGCCCGTGCCGGCGCACCTTCGGCCAGCCGCTCGCGCAGCGTGGGCGCGATGAAGCCGGGGATCTTCGAGAAGCCGTCCATCGCCACCCGCTGGTTGGTGTCCTCGATGGCGGGGTTGCCGAAGCGCTGCAGCACCGTGTCGCGGTACGCCGCCAGGTCGACCGGGCTGGGCCGGCCAGGGCGGTGCAGGCAGGGCATCACATCTTCCGTGACGTACTCGTGTGCATAGCGGCGGATGCGCTCGTCCTGGGTGCCCTCGTGGATGTAGCGCAGGCCCAGCAGGGTGCCGGCCCAGGCAATGCAGCTGTGGCTGGCGTTGAGGATGCGGATCTTGGCTTCCTCGTACGGCAGCACCGAGTCGACCATCTGCACGCCCACCGTCTCCCAGTCGGGCCGCCCGGCGGGAAAGTCGTCCTCGATGACCCACTGGATGAAGCTCTCGGCCATCAGCGCGGCCGGATCGTCCTCGCCGGTGGCCGCCAGCACCCGCTCGCGCACCGCGGGCGAGGGGCGCGGCGTGATGCGGTCCACCATCGCATTGGGGCAGCGGGTGTGCGACTGCACCCACTCGAGCAGGGCCGGCTGGTCGCTCTGGGCCAGGAAGTCGAGCAGGCCGGCGCGCAGCCGCTCGCCGTTGTGGCGCAGGTTGTCGCAGTTGAGCAGGGTCAGCGGGCCGCTGCCGCGCTGCCGGCGCGCCTCCAGCAGCCGCGCCAGCGCGCCATAGACGGTGCCGCAGCTGCGGCCTTCCAGGTCGGCGGCCAGGTCGGGGTGGCGGGTGTCCAGGCGCTGGCGGTCGTCCAGGTAGTAGCCGGCCTCGGTCACCGTGATGGAGACGATGCGGGTGCGGGCATCGGCCCCCGCCCTCACCAGCCCCGACAGCGTCGGCTCCCAGGGCAGCACGCGGCGGATGGACCTGATCCGCTCATAGCGACGCAGCCCGTCGGGGCTGACGGTTTCCAGCGTGTAGGCGCCCCCCTGGCGGCGCAGCGTCTCGATCAGCTCCGGCTGGTCGGGCCGCAGGTTGCCGCCCTGGAGCTCCCAGCGGCGATCGCCTGCGTCCCTCAGCTGCTGCAGGTAGACGGCCTGGTGGGCGCGGTGGAAAGAGCCCAGCCCGAGGTGCAGCATCACGCTGCCGGGCTGGGAAGGAGACATTGGGCACATGGTGTTCTGGATCGAAGATGGACAGGCCGCAACGCCGGCTCAGCCGGCCGCCGCGGCGGACAGCACGCGGCCCTGGCGGTCGAAGAAATGAAGCGCAGCGGGATCGATCGCCAAGCCCACCGGGTCGCCCGGCCGCAGCGTGGTGCGCTGGCTCTGCCGGGCCACCAGCTGCAGGCGGCCGGCGGCGGCATGGATCAGGGTGTCGGCGCCGAGGGCCTCGACCAGCTCCACTTGCGCCGCGATCGGCGCCTCGCCCTGTGGGCGCACCGTGACCGCCTCGGGCCGCACACCAACGAAGCCGTCCTGCGGGGGGCGGCTGCCGTCGGCCGCCACCAGCGAGGGCAGTGCGTCGGCCGGCAGCACGTTCATCTGCGGCATGCCGATGAACTGGGCCACGAACTGGTTGGCCGGCCGGTCGTACAGCTCCAGCGGCGAGCCCACCTGCTCGATGGCGCCGTCGCGCAACACCACCACGCGGTCGGCCAGGGTCATGGCCTCCACCTGGTCATGGGTCACGTAGATGGTGGTGGCGCCCAGCTCGCGGTGCAGCTTGGCGATCTCGACGCGGGTCTGCCCGCGCAGCGCGGCGTCCAGGTTGGACAGCGGCTCGTCGAACAGGAAGACCTTGGGCGAGCGGACGATGGCCCGGCCGATCGCCACCCGCTGGCGCTGCCCGCCCGACAGCTCGCGCGGCGTGCGCTGCAGGTAGGGCCCGAGGTTCAGGATGGCCGCGGCGCGCTCGACCTTGGTGCGGATCGCGGCCGCCGGCTCGCCGGCCAGCTTGAGCGCGAACGACATGTTCTCGAACACCGTCATGTGCGGGTAGAGCGCATACGACTGGAACACCATGGCCAGGTCGCGCTTGGCGGCCGGCAGGTCGGTGATGTCGCGGCCGTCCAGGTGCAGGCGGCCGCCGTCGATCTCCTCCAGCCCGGCGATCAGGCGCAGCAGCGTGGACTTGCCGCAGCCCGAGGGGCCGACGAAGACGACGAACTCGCCCTGGCGGATCTGCAGGTCGATGCCCTTGATGGCACGCAGCGAGCCGAAGTACTTCTCGACGCCGCTCAGTTGCAGGAAGGAATTCATGGGAATGGCACTCCGGAATGGCTTACTTGACGGCGCCGAAGGTCAGGCCCTGCACCAGTTGCTTCTGGCAGAACCAGCCGAACACGACGATGGGCGCCACGGCCAGCAGCGAGGCGGCCGACAGCTTGGCCCAGAACAGGCCCTCGGGGCTGGAGTAGGAGGCGATCAGCGCCGCCAGCGTGCCGGCGTTGGCCGCGCTGAGGTTGAGCGACCAGAAGGCCTCGTTCCACGACAGCACCAGGCACAGCAGCCCGGCCGAGGCGAAGCCACCGACGCTCAGCGGCAGCACCACGTGGCGGAACTCGCTCCACAGCGTGGCGCCGTCCATGCGGGCCGCCTCCAGGATGTCGGGCGGGATGTCCTTGAAGCAGCTGTAGAGCATCCACACCAGGATGGGCAGGTTCGACAGCGTGAACACGATCGTCAGGCCGCTCAAGGTGTCCAGCAGCCCGCTGGTCTGGGCCAGCACATAGATGGGCACCAGCGCGCCAACCGCCGGCATCATCTTGGTCGACAGCATCCACATCAGCAGGTCGCGGGTGCGCTGGGTGCGGAAGAAGGCCATCGAGTACGCTGCCGGTGCCGCGATCAGCAGGCCCAGCAAGGTGGAGGCGACGCTCGTCACCAGCGAGTTCTTGGCATGCAGCAGGTAGTCGCTGCGCGCCTGCACCTCGCCGAAGTTGTCCAGCGTGGGCTCGAACAGCAGCTGCGGCGGCACCGCGATCGCCTGCAGCTCGGTCTTGAACGCGGTCAGCCCCAGCCAGAACAGCGGGAAGAACACCAGCAGTGCGGCGCCCCAGGAGGCGAGCGTGCGCGCCACCAGCACGGTGGGAAAGGTTCGTCTCATCGTCTCACCTGTCGAGGTTCTTGCCGACCAGGCGGATCAGGAAGACCGCCGCGATGTTGGCCAGCAGCACGGCGAACAGCGCGCCGGCCGACGCCACGCCCACGTCGAAGCTGAGCAGGGCCTGCGTGTAGATCAGGAAGGCCACGTTGGTGCTCGCATGACCCGGTCCGCCACCGGTGGTGGTGTAGATCTCGGCGAACACGCTCATCAGGAAGATCATCTCGATCATCACCACCACCGCCACCGGCCGGGCCAGGTGCGGCAGCACCAGGTACCACAGGCGCTGCAGCGCGTTGGCGCCGTCCATGCGGGCGGCCTCCATCTGCTCGCGGTCGAGCGACTGCAGCGAGGTGATGAAGATCAGGCAGGCGAACGGCAGCCACTGCCAGCTGATCATCACGATGACCGAGAACAACGGGTGCTCGGTGAGCCAGTCCACCGGCGCGGCACCGAAGAAGCGCCAGACCTCGGCCAGCACGCCGTAGATCGGGTTCATCATCATGTGCTTCCACAGCAGCGCATTGACCGTGGGCATCACGAAGAAGGGCGAGATCAGCAGCACCCGCACCAGCCCGCGGCCGGGGAAGGGCTCGTGCACCAGCAGGGCCAGCCCGATGCCCAGCACCACGGTGGCGACGATCACCGAGCCGAGCAGCAGCAGGGTGTTGAGCACCGCCGGGCCGAAGCCGGGGTCGGTGACGAAGAACTCGAAGTTCTCCAGGCCGACGAAGGCATGCTCTCCCGGCTGCATGAGGTTGTAGCGCACGGTGGAGAAGTACAGCGTCATCACCAGCGGCACGATCATCCACAGCAGCAGGGTGGTGACGGCGGGGGCCAGCAGCAGCCGGGGCAGCAGGCGGCGCGGCAGGTGCCGCGAGGACGCCGGGCGGCCGCCCTCGCCGGCACGCGCCGCCACCGCGGGGGCGGCGGTCAGCGTGCTCACTTGTAGTACCCCCCGCGGCGCATCTCGCGCTCGGCCGCAGTCTGCGAGGCGGCCAGGGCCTGGTCCACGGTGACGCGGCCGGACAGGGCGGCGCTCATCTGCTGGCCCACTGCCACGCCGATGGACTGGAACTCGGGAATGGCCGCGAACTGCACGCCCACGTAGGGCGACTTGGGCAAGGTGCTGTCATTCGGGTTGGCGGTGCTGATGGCCTTCAACTCGGCATCGGCAAACTTGGCGGCCTGCTGGAACTCGGGCGTCGCATAGGTGGACTTGCGGGTGCCGGTGGGCACGTTCCCCCAGCCCACCTCCTTGCCGACCAGCTTCACATAGTCCTTGGAGGTGGCCCAGTGGATGAACTTCTGCGCCGCGTCGGCCTTCTGCGAGCTGGCCGGGATGGCCAGCGCCCAGGCCCACAGCCAGTTGGCACCCTTGGGCGTGACGGCGGTGGGCGCCTGCGCGAAGCCGACCTTGTCGGCCACCTTGCTCTGCTTGGGGTCGGAGACGAAGGACGCGGCGATGCTCGCATCCACCCACATCCCGCACTTGCCCTCGTTGAACAGCGCCAGGTTCTCGTTGAAGCTGTTGGCCGACGCGCCGGGCGGGCCGTACTTCTTCAGCAGGTCGACATAGAAGCCCACCGCGTCCTTCCACGGCTTGCTGTTGAGCTGCGGCTTCCATTGCAGGTCGAACCACTGGCCGCCGAAGGTGTTCACCATGGTGGACAGGAAGGCCATGTTGTCGCCCCAGCCGGGCTTGCCGCGCAGGCAGATGCCATAGACGCCGGCCTTCGGGTCGTGCACCTTGGCGGCGATGTCGCGCACCTGCTCCCAGGTGGGCCGATCGGGCATGCTCAGGCCGGCCTTCTTCACCAGGTCGGTGCGGTAGAGCGTCATCGAGCTTTCGCCGTAGAAGGGCGCGGCGAACAGCTTGCCGTCGGACGACAGGCCGGAACGGATGGCGGGCAGCAGGTCGTCGACGTCGTAGCCGGCGTCCGGGCGCAGCTCCTTCAGCCAGCCCTTCTTGCCCCAGATCGGCGTCTCGTACATGCCGATCGTCATCACGTCGAACTGCCCGCCCTTGGTGGCGATGTCGGTGGTCACCCGCTGGCGCAGCACCCCCTCCTCCAGCGTGACCCACTTCACCTTGATGTCGGGATGCGCCTGCTCAAAGTGCTTGGTCAGCTTCTGCATCTCGATCATGTGCCCGTTGTTCACGGTGGCCACGACCAGTTCGGTGGCAGCCAGCGTCGAGCCGGCCACTCCCAGGCCGAGAACGAGTGCGAGGCAAGGCTTCAGCTTCATGTGCGTCTCCTGCGGTTGTTGTGCTGAGCACCCCGAAGCGCGACGGCACTTCAGGTATCGCTAAGTTAACCGCCTGCAGAAGCAGAACCGATACCGTCGAATCCCTGTTCCGATACTTTTAAGCATCGGTTATCTGGTGTTTTCCCCAATTTTTTGCAACAGATGCAGTTTCCGGCGATTCGAGAATTAGTGCCGGCCCTTCCCCCATCGGAGGGTGGAACCGGTGCCGGCAGGGTGTGTCACAGTCCGGTGGCCCGGAATCCGGGCGTCTGCAGCACCCCACGATGAGTTCTTCCCACCTGGCCGCCGTCCGTTTTCCGGACGGCCATACCCTGTTCAGCGTCTTCGACGACCGCACCGGTCGCATCGAGCCGTCGCTGGTGCGGCAGGCGTCTTTCAATGATGACGAGCAATGGGCCGAAGCCCAGCTGCGCGAGCACGGCTGCGATGCGCAGACGCGGGTGCGGCGCCTGTTCGCCGCCGGCACCAACAGCCTGCTGGGCATCATCGCCGACCTGTCCGATGGGGCCGAGGAAGTGCTGGTGGAGGTGCCGGGCACCGCCCACCGCTGGCGCTCGGTGGCGCACCGGGAAAAGCAGATCCTGCTGACGGAGCTCAACCCGCTGGGCTGAAGTGCGGCGCCCCGCCATGGGAGGGCGCCGGCCGGCGAACGGCGTGGGCGACCGGGGCCCGGTGACAGGTGCGGGCGACGGGGGCAGCGGCAAGCACCGGCGAGGCGAGGATCACCGCCTCGCTGCCAGGCCGCTCAAGGCGTGACCGTCACGCCCACCACCGCGCTTTCACCGCGGTGGCCGGCATGGTCCCAGGCCCAGGCCACGTAATCCACCCGGGTGCTGGCACTGACCACTGGCGCCCGCACGTCGTCGAGGCGGAAGGGCGGGCGGTCGAGCCGGCCGAGCGACTCGCGGCGGCCGTCCACCAGGCGGAAGAACTCCACCTCGTCCACGTCCCCGCTGTCGTCGCTGGCTGCCGCCACCAGGGTAAGCCGGCCGCCCGAGGCCACCGGATCGGGCGTGACCGCCAGTTCCACCTCGGGATCGTCGCCGCCGATGCCGTCGCCGATGCCGACATAGACCCCGCCGCCGCAACCCGCCAGCGGCAAGGCCAGCAGGGCAAGCGGCAGCAGGAAGCGGCCAATGATCGAGGGCAGCAGCATGAGCATGCGACATGCTAAGCCGGCCTCTGCATGCCGGCAAGGCAGTGCGGCATTCCACCGGACCCGCAAAGCTCACCCCCGACAAACGGCGCCGATTGTTTCAAGCTGAAGAACATCGCTTCGCTGTGCACGAATATGCTCCGCTCCGCACAAGAATCGACGGAGGATTTCCTATGGCGCCGAAGCGCACCCTGTTCCTGTTGGCCGCGGCCGGCCTGGCCGCGCATGTGGCAAGCGCGGCCGATCTGCCGCGCTTCCGGGTGGAGGCGCTGCAGGCGCCCAGCGGCGCCTTCACCGCCACCGGCCTGAACGACCTCGGGCAGGTGGTGGGCCACGTCCAGCCGGCCGACGGCGAGTTCGCACGCAGCTACCTGTGGCAGGGCGGCCGGGTGCAGGCGCTGGCCAACCGCCTGCCGCACAGCGAGCTGCACCGCGTCGGCGCCCGTGCATCGGCCCTCAACAACAGCGGCGCCATCGTGGGCAGCGGCTTCACCGACCAGCACAGCGACATGCAGGGCGCGGTCCACTGGAGCTCGCCGAGCGCCGCCATTGGCAGCCTGCCCCACTTGCGGGGCCGCGACGGCGGCAGCGCCACCGCCATCAACGAGCACGGCACGGCGGTCGGCTCGAACCATGCGTCGCCTGGCCGGGCGGATGAAGCGCTCATGTGGAAGGACGGCAAGGCCCTCACGCTGTGGAGCCATGCCACCGGCGACCCCCGGTTCTACGTCGAGGGCCCGTCGGCGATGGCCCGCGACATCAACGACCATGACCAGGTGGTCGGGACGGTGGAGGTGCCGATGGCCGAATACCACGGCTCCCGCTGGTTCTCGCGCGGCCAGGCCATGTATTGGGAGAACGGCCAGGCGCGGCAGCTGCTCAGCGACCGGGCCGACTGGCACTTCACCGATGCTGCGGCCATCAACAATGCCGGCCTGATCGTCGGCGCGGCGGAGAAGTGGACCGCCGGGGACATCCAGTCCGCCTCCGGCTGGCAGCCGGCCGCATGGATCGACGGCAAGATGACCTTCCTCGACAGCATCGACGGCAGCGATGCCGACAGCGGCAGCCAGGCGACCGACGTCAACAACCAAGGCTGGATCGTCGGGCACGACGGCGGCCGGGCCGTGCTGTGGCTCGATGGCAAGGCCCTGGCCGTCAACTCGCTGCTCGACCCGAGCGCCGCCGGGTGGCGCTTCTCGCAGGCGATCGACATCAACGACAAGGGTCAGATCCTGGTGCAAGGCATCGACGCCGGGGGCCAGGCCACGTTCGCACTGCTGACGCCGGTGCCCGAGCCGGCGTCGGTGCTGCTGAGCGCCGGCGGCCTGCTGGCGATGGCCGGCTGGCGCCGCCGCCGCGCCCCGGCGCTCGCGACGGCCTGAGTCCAGGCAGGGCCCGGCGCCGCGCGGGACAGCGCCGGGCCACCGCCCCTGACAGCAGCCGACAGGGTCGCCCACTATGATGGTGGGTTTTCCGTTCACGGCCAGAGTCATGCCCGAGCGTCCTTCCAAGCGCAAACCCGCCTCGCCCTCCGCTGCCGAGCCC
This genomic stretch from Eleftheria terrae harbors:
- a CDS encoding MFS transporter; this encodes MSSSPSSLRMTPAERRASGWLAALFALRMLGLFLILPVFSVHARGLAGSQQMGLVGLAIGIYGLTQAVLQIPYGWASDRWGRRPVILAGLGVFAAGSFIAAASDTLAGITVGRALQGAGAISAAVTAFIADSTRDEVRTKAMAMVGGSISLAFAVSLAFAPWLYSVIGMAGLFSMTGGLALAGGWVVWRLVPEVPQLPAAPIGTAWRTVLGHPELRRLNLGVFLLHTVQMAMFVVVPIALVEHAGLPVRQHGWLYLGVVVLAIAGMVPPMVWSERRQQLRAVFLGAVALLALTQVALAWGWTRPVPLIALLVCFFISFNLLEANMPSLVSRVAPPAAKGLALGVFNTCQSLGLFAGGLLGGRLLGSWGHSAVFQVCAVLAGLWLVLAWPMRPPARQRVKAEAEVSG
- the recQ gene encoding DNA helicase RecQ, producing the protein MSLSAPTSLRSQTSSAEPLRILAEVFGYDSFRGRQQDIVTHVTGGGDALVLMPTGGGKSLCYQVPAIARHRRGQGVSIVVSPLIALMHDQVGALEEVGVHAAFLNSTLSLDEAQHVEREMMSGRLTLLYAAPERITTPRFLAQLDSLHQRGLLSLFAIDEAHCVSQWGHDFRSEYLALSVLHERYADVPRIALTATADEHTRADIIERLQLQDARVFISSFDRPNIRYLIVEKDNPRAQLLRFVRDEHEGEAGVVYCQSRKKVEETAQWLCDEGLTALPYHAGLDAAVRQKHQDRFLREDGIVMVATIAFGMGIDKPDVRFVAHLDLPKNIESYYQETGRAGRDGGPAEAWMAYGLADVVNQRRMIDESPANDDFKRVQRGKLDALLALAETHECRRVRLLDYFGEASQPCGNCDNCLQPPATWDATEAARKALSCIYRFQQHAGGFGARSFGAGHLIDVLRGKRTDKVTQYRHDSLSTFGIGADLSEQQWRSVLRQLVALGHVVAEGEFNTLALTESARSVLRGEVTLRLRVAAEAKRGKAAKAGAKGSGAKAAPANLDAAAQQRYQALKTWRAEVAREHNLPAYVVFHDATLAEMARVAPGTLADLGGISGVGAKKLEAYGAEILRVLSSA
- a CDS encoding AraC family transcriptional regulator translates to MGHTRPRGPELEHDFVRSPKLGYEPHGSYGCVRYLEHGFPNPLVRWHYHEEYELHLIVRTRGKVFVGDYIGHFEPGHLVLTGPRLPHNWISTDTPPEGVELRDVVLQFPDGPLRQAAEGIPELREVLPLLERARYGIEFFGISDRIMSQYERIKHSSGLRRFSEFTDLLGVLAQCSDYRLLSTVQLQSFDDDAALARISGIVDYITEHSATQFSMAELCRRVGMTESRFSRYFRKATGNTFTDFVNRLRINRACQLLMESDRYITNICYDVGFNNVANFNRRFLQIKGMTPKEFRRQAEARFGSDEAA
- a CDS encoding L-iditol 2-dehydrogenase produces the protein MTDPRSQRLAQRHALLTGAAGGIGLAVAEAYLEHGARCSVADLAAQPTEALLALSERHPGRLHYVQADLSRIEDIAHMVSSARECFGDIEVLFNNAAVFDLAPLLESDERMYQRLFDVNVKGMFFTMQAVLRQMVAAGVRGSVVNLASQAGRRGEALVSHYCASKAAVISYTQSAALAMAPHGIRVNAIAPGVVDTPMWGQVDALFARYEGLQPGEKKAAVGRAVPLGRMGRPEDMAGAAVFLASEEAAYITAQTLNVDGGNVMS
- the dalD gene encoding D-arabinitol 4-dehydrogenase, with the translated sequence MSPSQPGSVMLHLGLGSFHRAHQAVYLQQLRDAGDRRWELQGGNLRPDQPELIETLRRQGGAYTLETVSPDGLRRYERIRSIRRVLPWEPTLSGLVRAGADARTRIVSITVTEAGYYLDDRQRLDTRHPDLAADLEGRSCGTVYGALARLLEARRQRGSGPLTLLNCDNLRHNGERLRAGLLDFLAQSDQPALLEWVQSHTRCPNAMVDRITPRPSPAVRERVLAATGEDDPAALMAESFIQWVIEDDFPAGRPDWETVGVQMVDSVLPYEEAKIRILNASHSCIAWAGTLLGLRYIHEGTQDERIRRYAHEYVTEDVMPCLHRPGRPSPVDLAAYRDTVLQRFGNPAIEDTNQRVAMDGFSKIPGFIAPTLRERLAEGAPARAVARLPALFLAFLQRWHRGQLPYEYQDQAMDPALAHAICGSHDPVAALCADAGLWGELAGDASLTRAVATAYEEIQHLTGVTLD